Proteins from a genomic interval of Flammeovirgaceae bacterium SG7u.111:
- the rlmB gene encoding 23S rRNA (guanosine(2251)-2'-O)-methyltransferase RlmB, with the protein MRPYKNQGFSRRPSTPSNDNFCFGLRPVQEALDAGKEIDKLLVQTGLKSEGIQEVLEKAAAANVPISKVPVEKLNNVTRKLHQGVIAYLSAIEYASLDNVISECYQKGEMPLILLLDRVTDVRNFGAISRTAECLGVHAIVTPAKGGAMIGPDALKTSAGALNYIPVCRVPNLKKTVEFLQDSGLRAVACTEKASNTLFEVEMKGPLAIIMGSEEDGISDDLIRITDEMVKIPMVGKVSSLNVSVATGMILSESIRQRVLEQ; encoded by the coding sequence ATGAGACCCTATAAAAACCAAGGCTTTTCCAGACGCCCATCTACTCCTTCCAATGATAACTTCTGTTTTGGGCTTAGACCTGTGCAAGAAGCACTAGATGCAGGCAAAGAAATAGATAAGCTCTTGGTACAAACTGGATTAAAGAGTGAGGGAATACAAGAAGTATTGGAAAAAGCAGCAGCGGCTAATGTCCCTATTTCCAAAGTCCCCGTTGAAAAGCTCAACAACGTTACCCGCAAGCTCCACCAAGGAGTAATAGCATATCTTTCTGCTATTGAATATGCTTCGCTCGACAATGTAATTTCTGAGTGCTACCAAAAAGGGGAAATGCCCTTGATTTTATTGCTCGATAGGGTGACTGATGTGCGTAACTTCGGTGCTATTTCCCGTACAGCAGAATGCTTGGGCGTACATGCAATTGTCACTCCTGCCAAAGGTGGAGCCATGATCGGCCCTGATGCCCTCAAAACTTCTGCTGGTGCGCTAAACTACATCCCCGTTTGCCGAGTGCCCAACCTCAAGAAGACGGTGGAATTTTTACAAGATAGTGGCTTAAGGGCTGTAGCTTGTACCGAAAAAGCATCAAATACGCTTTTTGAAGTGGAGATGAAAGGACCACTCGCCATCATTATGGGCTCGGAAGAAGACGGTATTTCTGATGACCTTATCCGCATTACCGATGAAATGGTGAAAATCCCGATGGTGGGAAAAGTATCCTCTCTCAACGTGTCTGTGGCTACAGGGATGATACTTTCGGAAAGCATCCGCCAAAGGGTTTTGGAACAGTAG
- a CDS encoding T9SS type A sorting domain-containing protein, with product MDLKKICLLVLLTVSMVSAVFGQIEEGGIPLGFNLPLEEVEVFEVPLVSIFSAQRVSVEEQQLASIGEVYEVGARPEKDGKWTDLPNGNRLWQFQLELPGAEALGLYFRDFYLPEGAKLFIYNKEKTMVLGAFTSANNQPTGLFSTRLLVGEAAIIEYYEPAAVSGEGHFEIAEAGYVRKGNGIVQPESAGEQVTAAGSCNVNVECEEGEFYSQVKSSVVRILVRLGNQIGWCSGVIVNNTNNDLTPYVLTAQHCGLNSFSGFLTESSDFAQWIFYFNYESPICTGVFSPNDIEIKTMVGATPVSESDDEGGDSGSDFLLLQLNESIPQDYKPVFAGWDRTERVASSGASIHHPDGDVKKISTFKTTLTSSQFTNDVLDTHWRVIWTETANGHGITEGGSSGAPLFNEDVMVIGTLSGGNSSCSDLDRADIYGKFSYHWDQNGTASNRSLGNWLDPTNTGVEKLRAINYEGKIVTDLTDEKPVVKLKVYPNPASSGNFKIETDQIGALQVQLFNISGKVVYSYSETAFAGGEVPVSLPDLSAGIYLLKLESKDKVGTAKIVLE from the coding sequence ATGGATTTGAAAAAAATATGTCTCCTTGTTCTTTTGACAGTTTCAATGGTCTCAGCGGTATTTGGTCAGATAGAAGAAGGAGGAATTCCCTTGGGATTTAATTTGCCTTTAGAAGAAGTTGAAGTGTTTGAGGTTCCTCTTGTTAGTATTTTTTCAGCCCAGCGGGTTTCTGTCGAAGAGCAGCAGCTAGCTTCCATTGGCGAGGTGTATGAAGTAGGGGCGAGGCCTGAAAAAGATGGGAAATGGACTGACTTGCCCAATGGCAATCGACTTTGGCAATTCCAGTTGGAGCTTCCTGGCGCAGAAGCATTAGGTTTGTATTTCAGGGATTTTTACCTTCCAGAGGGAGCAAAGCTTTTTATTTATAATAAGGAAAAAACAATGGTGTTGGGAGCATTTACCTCTGCCAATAACCAGCCAACAGGGTTGTTTTCCACCCGACTTTTGGTAGGCGAAGCTGCCATAATAGAATATTACGAACCAGCAGCTGTTTCTGGTGAAGGTCATTTTGAAATAGCGGAAGCGGGCTATGTGCGGAAAGGAAATGGGATTGTACAGCCAGAATCGGCAGGAGAGCAGGTAACTGCGGCAGGTTCTTGCAATGTAAACGTGGAGTGCGAGGAAGGCGAATTTTATAGTCAAGTAAAATCTTCTGTTGTGAGGATTTTGGTGCGGTTGGGAAACCAGATTGGTTGGTGCTCCGGGGTGATTGTAAATAATACGAACAATGATCTCACTCCTTATGTCCTCACGGCTCAGCATTGTGGGCTCAATAGCTTTTCAGGTTTTCTTACCGAAAGCTCAGATTTTGCCCAATGGATATTTTATTTCAACTACGAATCTCCTATTTGCACGGGTGTTTTTTCTCCTAACGATATCGAAATAAAAACGATGGTGGGGGCAACTCCCGTTTCGGAAAGTGACGATGAAGGTGGGGATTCTGGCTCTGACTTTTTGCTTTTGCAGTTGAACGAGAGTATTCCGCAAGACTATAAGCCTGTATTTGCCGGTTGGGACCGAACAGAAAGAGTGGCGAGTAGTGGTGCAAGTATCCATCACCCCGATGGAGATGTGAAGAAAATCTCTACATTTAAAACTACGCTGACCTCTAGCCAATTTACCAATGATGTACTAGACACCCATTGGAGAGTAATTTGGACTGAAACAGCCAACGGACATGGAATCACCGAGGGCGGTTCTTCGGGTGCGCCTTTGTTCAACGAAGATGTGATGGTGATAGGAACGCTTTCGGGAGGAAACTCATCCTGCTCCGACTTAGATAGAGCCGACATTTATGGGAAATTTTCTTACCACTGGGACCAAAATGGAACTGCCTCAAATCGTTCCCTAGGCAACTGGCTTGACCCTACCAACACGGGGGTAGAAAAACTGAGGGCTATTAATTACGAAGGAAAAATAGTTACAGATTTGACGGATGAAAAGCCTGTAGTGAAACTTAAAGTGTATCCCAACCCTGCAAGTAGTGGTAATTTTAAGATAGAAACGGATCAGATAGGGGCTTTACAAGTTCAACTGTTTAATATCTCTGGAAAGGTGGTTTATTCATATTCCGAAACTGCTTTTGCAGGTGGTGAAGTTCCTGTTTCGCTTCCCGATCTTTCTGCGGGAATATATTTACTGAAGTTGGAAAGTAAAGATAAGGTAGGCACAGCTAAAATAGTGTTGGAATAA